From the Streptomyces pluripotens genome, one window contains:
- a CDS encoding substrate-binding domain-containing protein produces MRRIAITAAVSTMTLSLGCGAMNATGGSSGASPVRGNDLTVGLLMPETTNTRYVNFDYPIIKRRVAELTKKQGRVKYANAGASASRQARQMQEMIDDKVDVILLDAVDSHAISGLVTKAKNAGIPVIAYDRLAEGPIDAYVSFDNEFVGEVQGRTLLAALGREAGSSAKIVMMNGSPTDPNAKQFKKGALAELRGKVTIAKSYDVRNWSPDLAQADMTKALNAIGVDNIAAIYSANDAMAGGIVKALKAAGVIRIPPLTGQDADLDAVQRIVTGKQYMTVYKPYPDEAEAAADMAVDKVQGKDIQFDALTQDRVDSPTNKGIPAQMVAVSALTQKNIRETVVADGIYKISDICIAKFMAACTAIGLD; encoded by the coding sequence ATGCGTCGAATCGCCATCACCGCGGCAGTCTCCACGATGACCCTCTCGCTCGGATGCGGCGCGATGAACGCGACGGGGGGCTCCAGCGGCGCGAGCCCGGTCAGGGGCAACGACCTCACGGTGGGTCTGCTGATGCCGGAGACGACGAACACGCGGTACGTGAACTTCGACTACCCCATCATCAAGCGCAGGGTTGCCGAACTCACGAAGAAGCAGGGCAGGGTGAAATACGCCAACGCGGGCGCGAGCGCGAGCAGACAGGCCCGGCAGATGCAGGAGATGATCGACGACAAGGTCGACGTCATACTGCTCGACGCCGTTGACTCGCACGCCATCTCCGGCCTGGTGACCAAGGCCAAGAATGCAGGCATTCCGGTCATCGCGTACGACCGGCTCGCTGAGGGGCCGATCGACGCGTACGTCTCCTTCGACAACGAGTTCGTCGGGGAGGTGCAGGGCCGCACCTTGCTGGCGGCACTGGGGCGGGAGGCCGGTTCCTCCGCGAAGATCGTCATGATGAACGGCTCGCCCACCGATCCAAATGCCAAACAGTTCAAGAAGGGCGCCCTCGCCGAGCTGAGGGGCAAGGTGACGATCGCGAAGTCCTACGACGTCAGGAACTGGAGCCCGGATCTGGCCCAGGCCGACATGACCAAGGCACTCAACGCGATCGGCGTGGACAACATCGCCGCCATCTACTCCGCCAACGACGCCATGGCGGGCGGCATCGTCAAGGCCCTGAAAGCCGCGGGCGTGATCCGCATCCCGCCGCTCACCGGTCAGGATGCCGATCTCGACGCCGTGCAGCGCATCGTCACCGGCAAGCAGTACATGACCGTCTACAAGCCCTACCCGGACGAGGCCGAGGCCGCCGCCGACATGGCCGTCGACAAGGTCCAGGGCAAGGACATCCAGTTCGACGCCCTCACCCAGGACCGCGTCGACAGCCCGACCAACAAGGGCATCCCAGCCCAGATGGTCGCGGTGAGCGCCCTGACACAGAAGAACATCAGGGAAACGGTCGTGGCGGACGGCATCTACAAGATCTCTGACATCTGCATCGCCAAGTTCATGGCGGCCTGCACGGCGATCGGTCTCGACTAG
- a CDS encoding ricin-type beta-trefoil lectin domain protein has translation MTHSDTGSADQQADSANPCYELLSDTELTHCLCTQDEKAEPAALELRRRHLSAVLAYARGYTTHQLAGNRLATEAFARTVEELRSGVDPLGTWRHHALTRVVRTALVWATDDRQEWLQTEFLMWARTAERPLTANASALGAASYGAPDVILRAFYQLPEQSRGVLWYSVVDEEPDDSVARYLGIRPDTVPSLRGKARLALQDAYAKEYLASRGTAECQRFGHTIETASHTETARPHPALVAHLAGCAPCAHLLDTLTKLSGEPQTTLAAGLLMWGGATYAATYAASGSARPHSEPRPPTHARPGAPGERSASSAMPGDAEQTPAGRRRGSRPAHRSAPKHRTLTAALALSAVAVGAVAVGATMAANAVLGHGQPAAGDSPHRQPSIAPASTSRAQPSTQIRVGVTAQLVHSDTGLCLDLKNGKVQKHTDAVATACTSAPTQRWTLDSRGRLHNAADPDFCLKADGDAAGIGIRPCDSDNPEKRSRMLFIIGRDGVIRSQSRSNEAVVPVGTFTGEPLILALKERTPGHAQAWAARPVPAT, from the coding sequence GTGACCCATTCGGACACTGGAAGCGCAGATCAACAAGCCGACTCTGCAAACCCCTGCTACGAACTGCTGTCCGACACGGAACTCACACATTGTCTGTGCACCCAGGACGAGAAGGCCGAACCGGCGGCGCTAGAACTCCGCCGACGGCATCTGTCCGCTGTCCTGGCCTATGCGCGTGGATACACCACCCATCAGTTGGCCGGGAACCGCCTTGCCACGGAGGCCTTCGCCCGTACCGTGGAAGAGCTGCGCAGTGGCGTCGACCCCTTGGGGACCTGGCGTCACCACGCCCTGACCCGTGTGGTCAGAACGGCACTCGTGTGGGCGACGGACGACAGGCAGGAGTGGTTGCAGACCGAGTTCCTGATGTGGGCGCGGACCGCCGAACGGCCTCTCACGGCCAACGCGTCCGCGCTCGGCGCCGCCTCGTACGGCGCCCCTGATGTCATCCTCAGGGCCTTCTACCAGCTGCCCGAGCAGTCGCGAGGTGTCCTGTGGTATTCGGTCGTCGACGAGGAGCCGGACGACAGCGTCGCCCGGTACCTGGGCATTCGCCCGGACACCGTCCCCAGCCTGCGGGGAAAGGCCCGACTCGCACTGCAAGACGCCTACGCGAAGGAGTACTTGGCATCCCGTGGCACCGCGGAGTGCCAGAGGTTCGGCCACACCATCGAGACCGCCTCGCATACGGAGACCGCACGACCCCACCCGGCCCTCGTCGCGCACCTGGCCGGCTGCGCCCCCTGCGCGCACCTGCTGGACACGCTGACGAAGCTGTCGGGGGAGCCGCAGACCACCCTGGCCGCAGGACTGCTGATGTGGGGTGGAGCCACCTACGCCGCCACCTACGCCGCCAGCGGCTCCGCCCGCCCGCACTCCGAGCCACGGCCGCCAACGCACGCTCGGCCCGGCGCCCCGGGCGAGCGGAGCGCCTCGTCCGCGATGCCGGGCGACGCGGAGCAAACCCCGGCCGGCAGAAGACGCGGCTCCCGTCCGGCCCATCGCTCCGCCCCGAAACACCGGACCCTCACCGCCGCACTCGCCCTGTCCGCCGTAGCTGTGGGCGCCGTGGCCGTGGGCGCCACCATGGCCGCGAACGCAGTGTTGGGCCACGGCCAGCCCGCTGCCGGGGATTCACCCCACCGACAGCCGAGCATCGCCCCCGCATCCACGAGCCGTGCGCAGCCCTCCACCCAGATCCGCGTCGGGGTCACCGCGCAGCTGGTGCACAGCGACACCGGACTGTGCCTGGACCTAAAGAACGGGAAAGTACAGAAGCACACCGACGCTGTGGCCACGGCCTGCACGTCCGCCCCGACGCAACGGTGGACTCTCGATTCCCGCGGACGGCTGCACAATGCGGCCGATCCCGACTTCTGCCTCAAGGCCGACGGCGACGCCGCGGGCATCGGCATCCGGCCGTGCGACTCCGACAACCCGGAGAAGCGGTCACGGATGCTCTTCATCATCGGCCGGGACGGTGTGATCCGGTCCCAGTCCCGCTCCAACGAGGCCGTCGTCCCGGTGGGCACCTTCACCGGCGAACCACTGATCCTGGCTCTCAAGGAACGCACCCCCGGACACGCCCAGGCGTGGGCGGCACGCCCCGTCCCGGCCACGTAG